The window GTTGAGGAATGTTGAGCTGTGGATGAGCTGGCAAGTTAGTTAGTTAATTAGTGTTAAGACTAGTAATTAAGAAGTTAGTTATTCTTATATAAAAGGATGTACAGTGTATTTTAAAATCAGTTAGTGGAAATATTACTCATTTTCCAAAAGCTTCTCTCTGTCTTGCTATTCTCTCTTCTTCATCTCTCAATATTAACAGAGCTTTCAAGctcttaacatggtatcagagctgtgAGAATCGATCGAAATTTCGCTCACAACTCGTCTATTTTTCGAAGCTTATACTTGCATAATCATGAAGAAATTGTTCCAAAGTCACATATCACAAAGCTAgggtttttttgaatttttcccaTTCAGCTACAATGGTGATTGGAGACGGAATATGAGTCGCGACTACAGGAAATGAAGCTAAAATTGACCACACGCATTCACTCTTTGTGCATCTATCGGACACTCCGGGTTCAATTCGGATTCGGATCCATCTTAAAGGATCTGAGAACTATGGACTATAGCGAAGGTCGATGCGTATAACACTTCAAGCCAAACGGAAATTAAGTTTTGTTACCGAAACTTGTAGAAAGGAATTATTTGATGATGAGTTTCATGAACACTGTGAAACATGCAACACGATTGTCCTTTCGTGGATAATAAATAGAGTCGCACCACATCTATTCAGTGGAATTGTCTATGCTTCCGATGCACATCTCGTATGGGAAGATCTATGGGGGTGTTTTGACAAAGTAAACAGAGTACGTATATTTCAGCTACATCGGGAAATTGCAACAATTTCTCAAGGAACAGACTCTGTTTCCATCTACTTCACGAGGCTGAAAGAATTGTGGGCGGAGTATAATGCAATGAGACCTTCTCCAAATTGTGGATGTGCAAAATCCAAGAAAATTGTAGTACGTTTCTTACAACAACATCTGCTTCAATTTCTTAGTGGCTTGAATGACTCGTATGACCAGGCGAGGCGTCAAATTCTCATGAAAACAACAGAACCAATTTTGAATCAGGCATATGCAAAGATTATTGAAAGTAAGAGTCAGTTGACACCACCTGGGATTAATTCCATTGCAGAAGGGAATGACATTACATCACTATGGAATGCAAAAGGCACACAACAGAAACCAAAGAGGAACTTCGATCTATATTGTGAACATTGCAAGTTAAAATGTCATACTAAGGAAAATTGTTACCAATTAGTTGGCTACCCTCCAAACTATAAGGGGAGAAAGAAGAATGGGGCAACTGCTAATAATGTGACTGCCAACAATATGACCTCGTTTGGTAGACAATTGGACCAAAACTCTAATATGATTCTTGGCCAGCATTATCATGGGGGTTAATATCAAGGTTATAACACTAGTAATCATGGATACAACTTCCTTAGTGAAGAGCATCGTGGTTCAGGTTTTATTGGTGATAGTCAGGGTTTTGCTACATTGGACCAGGGTCAAGGGATAATGAGCAGTGTTGTTGTAGGCCAAAGTGCCACAAATATGAATGCAGGTGCATCACCTATGGTCTTCACCCAAGAATAATATAACCAAATTCTGAAGATGTTGAGCAAAGGTAACAGTACTAAAGCAGCAGCTAATGCAGTAGGTATTGTTACTCCCTCTCTTTCTAATGATAGGAATGATAAATGGATTGTAGATAGTGGGGCCACAAATCACATAGTGGGAGACAGTGGTATGTTGTCTATAATTACTAAACATGAGAATCGGAAAGTGCTCTTACCTAATGGCAGTAGAGTCCCCATTACACATATAGGGAGTTCTAAATTGTTACAAGGAAACATTCATAATATTTTATATGTCCCTGAATTCAAGTTCAATTTGTTATTAGTAGCAAAGTTGACAAGAGAGTTAAGATGATTTATGGCATTCTATCATGATTTTTGTCTAATGCAGGACCTTCACATTAGGAAGGTGAAGGGGATTGGTAGAATAGAAGAAGATCGGTATCATTGGTACTCAAAGAATAAAAGGCCACTATCTCTTGTCCCTTCAGTATTCCTAAAAGTACATGATGAGGATGAGCTATGGCACAAGAGGCTAGGACATGTCTCTGGGAGGATATTGAGATAACTTTCTTTAGTTAGAAGTAACATGAATAATACTAAGTCTTCTATTGTATGCCCTCTAGCTAAGAACACAAGAATTCCTTTTCCTATAAGTAATAGTAGAGCTGCAAAACCCTTTGACTTGGTACATGCAGATGTCTGGGGTCCCTATAGGGTCCCTACCTTTGATGGCTGTAATATTTTCTTACTTTGGTGAATGATTTTAGTAGAATGGTATGGGTGTTTTTTCTACATCTAAAGAGTGATGTTAGCATTGTCCTTAAGAAATTCTTACTACTTATACAAACTCAGTTTAATGCATCAATAAAGGTCTTTAGAAGTGATAATGAGACTGAGTTTTTCAATTCTTTCTACAAAGCTTTATTCAGTAATGCAGGGATCATTCACCAAAGCTCTTATGTTCACACACCCCCACAAAATAGGGTGGTTGAAAGAAAGCATAAACACATCCTTGAAGTAACCagggcacttaggtttcaagcaggGTTGCCTTTGAGATTTTGGGATATTTGTATTTTCAATGTTGTGTATCTCATTAATAGGATACCATCTCCAGTACTGGGAAACAAGTCACCATTTGAAATTTTCTTTGGAAGACAACCTAACTTGGCTCATTTGAGATTCATAGGCAGCTTGTGTTATGCTACTATTACTGGGGCCATTGGAGATAAGTTTGGTCCTAGAGGTGAAGCAGCAGTACATATGGGGTATTTTAGCACACAAAAGGGATACAAACTCTATAGCTTCTCACGCAAGATGTTCTTCATATGTAGAGATATTGTTTTTAAGGAGGATGTTTTTCCTTTCAAATCATCTCAAACATCAAATGCCTACATGATTCCTGCTTGTTCTGCACCTACGCCACATATGGATCCACTTTTAGAGTTACCATCTACTCAGGATGGTCTACTTACAGTGCAACCATCTTGGGTAGATGACCCCTCTGTTGAGGAGCCCGATGTTAGCCCAGAATCATTTCCTTCTCAATCAGGTTCTCCTATCCATGGAACTCATGCTGGTATACATGATATTGATGAAGCACCCAACCCTGTGCTCTCATCACCTGAACATTTCACACAATCTAGTTATTCTGTAGCAAGCCATTCCTCACCAACTAACTCTCCTGATATTCCTTACCCACAGCCCAGGATAACTGCTAGAACTTTCAGACCTCATGGATGATTGAATGACTTTGTGCAAGGTCCACTACCTAGTGACCATACTTCATCCTCCTGCATATACCCTATGTCTAACTACATGTCTTATACCTCCCTTTCAGCCTCTTACCTTGACTCCATTTGCAGTTATTATGTCATCAATGAACTTGACTCCTTGTAaggacccggccggttgttttgagtattataatctagttttcctatttactgctcaatttatactttaaagtTGTTATTTGACTctccggggtgattggttcgggtccggtggaGTTTTAGAATGAagtggaatacttagttccaaggtttaaagcttggGTTAAAATAGTGACCAAATATCGACTTATatataaatgaccccggaatagagttttgatgattccaatagctccgtatggtaattttggacttaggagcgtgtccgaaaaattatttggaagcccgtagctaaattaggcttgaaatggctaaaatacaaatttaagtttggaagtttgaccagggagttgactttttgatttcggtattgatttggtgtcaagCACTCAactcatttctattcctccatatcgcatggcaccagctgagttaaaagaattgaaagagcaacgtCAAGACCTTCTtcataaggggtttattaggcctagtgtgtcgccttgaggtgcaccagttctgtttatGAAAaggaaggatggtactatgcggatgtgtatcgattacaggcagttgaacaaagttacaagcaagaataaatatcctttgtcgcatattgatgacttatttgaccaacttcaaggAGCgggggtattctccaaaattggtttgagatctgggtatcaccagttaagaattcgggattcaaatattctaaagacggaattcaggacccgttatggtcactatgaatttctcgtgatgtcttttgggctgaacaatgccccagcaacatttatgcacttgatgaataacatattccagtcgtatcttgattcatttgtcgtggtatttattgatgatatcctagtgtactcacatagccagaaagagcatgcacaacacttaggtattgtattacaaaggctgagagatgagagactttatgctaaattctctaaatatgagttctggtttagttcagtggcattcttgggacacatagtgtccagtgaaggtattaaggtggatccgaagaaaatataGGCAATTCGGAGTTGGcctaggccatcttcagttactgagattcggagttttctcggtttggccggttatagggtttctcgtccattgcggtgtctatgactaaattgacccagaaagatgctccattcaggtggtcggatgagtgtgaagagatctttcagaagctcaagacaactttgactacagccacagtgttagtgttgcctacaggtttagggtcttatattgtgtattatgacgcgtcgcgtattggtctcagtGTAGTGCtgatgtaagacggtagggtgattgcctatacgtccagatagttaaaggtacatgagaagaattatccagtccacgaccttgagttagcagctattgttcatgccttgaagatttagcgtcattatttgtacggtgtccattgtgagatttataccgatcaccggagtctacaacatctgtttaaacagaaggatcttaatttgcggcagcggatgtggttagagttgcttaaggattatgatatcaccattctctatcatcccggaaaggccaatatggtggcctattccttgagttgtaaggcggagagtttgggcagcatAGCATACTTactagtagcagagaggcctttagacttggatgttcaggccttggacaaCTAATttttcagattggatatttctgagccgagccgagtattggcttgtgtggtttctcagtcttctctttatgatcgtatcagagaacgtctgtatgatgacccccatctgcttgtccttaaggacacggttcagcacggtgatgccaaggaggtcactattggggatgacggtgtattatggatgtagggcaggctatgtgttcctaatgtagatgatttacgtgagttgattctctaggaggctcacagttcgaggtactccattcatccaggtgtcgcaaagatgtatcaggatttaaggcagcactattggtggaggcgaatgaagaaagatatacttgggtttgtagctcggtgtttaaattgtcaacaggtgaaatacgagctttaaagaccgggcggattgcatcagaaacttgaaatttcggagtggaagtgggagcgtattaccatggactttgtagttgggttcccacggactttgagaaagtttgatgttgtttgggtgattgtagatcagttgaccaagtccgcgcatttcattccagttggtcctacttattctttggagcggttggctgagatttatatccataagattgttcgcctacacggggtgccagtgtccatcatttcggaccggggcacgcagtttacatcatagttttggagagtagtgcagcgataattaggtacacaggttcagctaagtacaacatttcaccctcacaTGGGTGGACGGTCTAAGCGCACTAtaaagatattggaggatatgccaCGTGCTTGtgtaattgattttgggggttcttaggatcaatttctgccactggcagagtttgcttacaataacagctaccaattgatcattcagatggcttcgtatgaggctttatatgagagACATTGTAGGTCTCCGGTggtttggtttgagccgggtgaggctaggctattgggtactaatttggtccaggatgctttggagaaggttaaattgattcaggagcggcttcgcacggcgcaatctagatagaagagttatgccgatgtgaaggtttgtgatgttgcatacatggttggggagaaggttctgcaaaagatttcgcccatgaagggtttgttgaggttcgggaagaaggtcaagttgagcccttggtatattagGTCGTTCgaggtacttaagaagattggagtgatagcttatgaacttgccttgccgcctagtctatcgagtgttaacccagtgtttcatgtatctatgctccggaagtatgtcggggatctatcgcatgttttggatttcagtacagtgcagttagatggtaatttgacttatgatgtggagccgatggccaatTTAGACCGGCAgcttcgaaagttgagatcaaagaacatagcttcagtgaaagtgcattGGAGAGGCCAtctagtcggagaagctacttgagagactaagcgggagatgcggagaaaatatccatacttattttaggatccatgtataattctaaacccgttcgaagactaatgtttgtttaagagggggagaatgtaacgacccggccggtcgtttt is drawn from Nicotiana tomentosiformis chromosome 12, ASM39032v3, whole genome shotgun sequence and contains these coding sequences:
- the LOC138903356 gene encoding uncharacterized protein, whose amino-acid sequence is MRITLQAKRKLSFVTETCRKELFDDEFHEHCETCNTIVLSWIINRVAPHLFSGIVYASDAHLVWEDLWGCFDKVNRVRIFQLHREIATISQGTDSVSIYFTRLKELWAEYNAMRPSPNCGCAKSKKIVVRFLQQHLLQFLSGLNDSYDQARRQILMKTTEPILNQAYAKIIESKSQLTPPGINSIAEGNDITSLWNAKGTQQKPKRNFDLYCEHCKLKCHTKENCYQLVGYPPNYKGRKKNGATANNVTANNMTSFGRQLDQNSNMILGQHYHGGFIGDSQGFATLDQGQGIMSSVVVGQSATNMNAGASPMDLHIRKVKGIGRIEEDRYHWYSKNKRPLSLVPSVFLKVHDEDELWHKRLGHVSGRILR